The following is a genomic window from Deltaproteobacteria bacterium.
CGCTGTTGCGCATTCCGCTCCTGCGACAGGCGCTGCGCGAGGGACGGATCACGTACGAGAAGGCGCGCGTGATCGCCCGTCATTGGGAAGCCGGGCAGGCACAGGAGGTGCGGCCACTGATCGCGATGGCGCAGGCCATGACCTGCGTCGAGCTCCGGGAGGCGCTGACGGTCCAGGCGGAGGGGCAGATGTGCGCACAGGGGATCTTCAGCGTCACCGCCCCGCCGGATGTCTTCGATCTCCTCAAGGAGACGCTCGGGATGGTGCGGGCGCTCGCCAAACGATCAATTTCGCTGGGAATGTGCCTGGTGGAGATGGCGGAGCACTTCGTCGCCGTCTGGAAGGCGCATGTGAAGATGCGAAGGACGAAGCGGATGCGGATCCTCGGCCGCGACCGTCATCGCTGCCAGGTCCCGGGCTGCAGCCGCCCCGCCGCGCACGTGCATCACCTCGAATATCGGTCCCAAGGCGGCAGCAACGACGAGTCGAATCTGCTCTGCCTCTGTGCCGCTCACCACCTCTTCGGCATCCACGAGGAGCGGATGCGGGTCAGCGGGACGGCGCCCGACAAGTTGATATGGGAGTTTGGCGTGCGCCGCAGCTGGGCCGCGACAGCAGTGCCCTGATGCGGACCGCCGACGCTGAACGCTGGCTACTCGAGCTGGCTCCGCTACCGTTATGACTTCCGTGAGTCGCTCTTTCACCGCACGAGCACGATCTTGCCTGTCACCGGAGCGATCGCGGCCGCGCACGGCGACGTGGTGAGCGGCGTCTTGACCGTTGCGGCGGATGGCACCGGGTTCGCGGTGGCCGTTGGTCGTACGTGATCGCCCAACGCGGAGCTGAAACGCGCGAACCAACCCAGATCCCGGACCGCCAGGCTCATCATCAGCACCCACCCGATGGCCAGCGCGACCGGGAACCACGGAAAGTCTCGTCTTACAGTGAGGACCATGGCCAACCCTTCTTTCCCCTCCCTTTGCCATTACGTTCCGGGCCGCTCCTGATTTCAGCCTCACCCGGCGGCCATTGGGTTTCGTGCCACACGCACGGTTCGAGGACGGTCTTCCTCAGCCGATTCGTGCGGGAATAAAGGACCGTTGTGAGAGTCAGTTAGGGATCGGCGGCCGCCGATCTCTACTGTTCGAAGGCAAAGAAGCGCGATACTCAGCCCGCCCGATGACGATCCGCCTGCTGGCGCTGGCCGTCGCGCTCTCCGCCTGCCGAACCGCCCAACCCATGTCCTGGCCAAAGCTCAATCGAGACTTCCTTGCCGACGCCGGTGCGACCTTCAATTTCCGCCTCGGCCTCCCTACTCCGCTCGCCATCACCCGCGACGGCGCGGTGCTCTTCCGGCGCACGCCGCCCCGCGAGTTCGCAGCCGACCTCTACGAGCTCGACACCCGAACCGGCGCAATCAAGACGCTCGCCACCGTTGCCGACCTGCTCGGGGCCGGCGAGGAGCACCTCTCGGACGCCGAAAAAGCTCGCCGCGAGCGCACACGAACGGCTACCCGCGGCGTCGTGGACATCGACGTCTCCGACGACGGACGCACCGTCATGGTTCCGCTCGGTGGCAAGCTCTACCTGATCGATCGCACGACCGGCGCCCGGCGTGTCATCGATCCGCAAGGCGCCGTCTACGATCCGCATCTATCGCCCGACGGCCGGACCATCGCGTTCGTTCGCGACGGCGATCTCTGGCTCGTCTCCGACGGGCCGCCCCGGCGGCTGACGGTCCACCCCGAAGGCATCGAGTACGGCGTCGCCGAGTTCGTCGCGCAGGAGGAGCTCGGCCGGCGCCGCGGGTTCTGGTGGTCACCCGACAGCAAGCAGATCTGTTTCCAGCGCACCGACGCACGCGCGGTGGACACCATCTACGTCTCCGATCCGCGCCATCCCGAGCGCGCGCCTATACCGTTCAAGTACCCGCGTCCGGGCACGGCGAACGCGAAGGTCGACCTGGGCGTCATCGGCGTCGGCGGCGGAGAGCCGAAGTGGGTCCACTACGATTTCGCGCGGTACACGTATCTTGCGGACGTGGTGTGGCCGAAGCGCGGCCCGCTCACCGCGCTCGTCCTCAACCGCGAGCAGACCGACCTCGTCCTCCTCGCCATCGACGCGGCGACCGGCTCCACGAAGCAGCTGCTCACAGAGCACGACGATGCGTGGCTCAACGTGAACGTCGGCGCGCCGAAGTGGCTGGAGGACGGCTCCGGCTTTCTCTGGATGACCGAGGCGAAGGACGCGTGGACGCTGGAACTCCACGACAAGAACGGCGCGCTCGTCCGGCAGCTGACGACGCCCGACCAAGGCCTGCGGGCGCTCGCCGGCATCGCCGACAACGCTGCGATCGTGGAAGCGTCGACCGAGGCGCCGACGCAAGCCGTCTGGCGCATCCCGTTCGACGGCAGCGCGCCGCAGGCGCTCACTCCACCGGACGGCGTCGCGACAGCCGAAGCCGAGCACGACGTCGTCGTCCTCCACGTTCAGCCGCACGAAGGCGGTCAACAGACGTACGCGCTCGCCGGCGGCACACGTCACGAGATTCCGTCCGTCGCCGAGCGGCCGAAACTGAGGCCGACCACGAAGATCGAGACCGTCGACCTCCAGGGCCGCAAGCAGTTCGTCGCCATCACGCGGCCGCAGGCCTTCGACCCGACCCGCCGCTACCCGGTGCTCCTCAAGGTCTACGGCGGGCCGCACGCCGTCACCGTCGTCGACTCACTCGACACGTACGTGATGGACCAGCTCTACGCCGACGCCGGGTTCGTCGTGGTTCGCACCGACGGCCGCGGCACGCCCAATCGCGGCCGCGCCTGGGAGCGCGCGATCCTGCGCGATCTCATCTCGATTCCGATGTCGGACCAGATCGCAGCGCTGAAAGCCACCGCCGAGCGCCATCGCGAGCTCGACCTGTCGCGCGTCGGGATCGCGGGATGGTCCTTCGGCGGCTACTTCTCGGTGATGGCGGTGTTGCTCCACCCCGAGGTGTTCAAGGCGGCCATCGGCGGGGCACCGGTCACCGACTGGGCGCTCTATGACACCGCGTACACCGAGCGCTACATGAGGACGCCGCAAGAGAACCCCGAGGGCTACAAGGCGACAAGCGCGCTCACGCACGCGGCGAAGCTGCAGCGCCCGCTGCTCCTCATCCACGGGATCACCGACGACAACGTCCACTTCGCGCACACGGTCGCGCTGATCGAGTCGCTCTACCTCGCGGGCAAGCGCGCCGAGGTGATCGCGCTCTCCGCCACGCACATGGTTCCGGATCCGAAGCTCAACATTGCGCGGGAGCAGGTGCAGATCGACTTCCTCCGGGAGCACCTCGGGCCGCCGTGAAGCCGGTAGACCGACCGATGTGCGGCCGGGCCCGCGCGGACCCGGCCGTTTCACCAGACGCCAGAACCTACCGCAAGATGCCGCCGGCCTGCGCCTGCGCAATCAGCCGGTCCGCGTCCTGCTGCAACAGATATCCCTGCTTCACGAGCCTCGCCGCCGCGGCCTTCACGGCGTTCACGTAGCCGTCATGCGTCCCGTACCGCTCCTCAATCGACGGCCGCGGATCCGCGGCGGCCCGGTCGCTCTTGTGGTACGCGAACGGCACGTACGTGCCGGAGAGGCTGCAGAGTCCGTCCTCGAACCGCCCCTGCGCGCCCATGTTCCAGCCGGTGTACGTCGCCAGCGGAGCCTGCTCCGTCACCGAGCGGACCCCCGCCAGGTCATTCCCGTCCGCGTCCACCTGCGGCACGCGCACACCGTAGCGGTCCGAGCTCTCGGTGGGCGGCTCCTTTGTGACGACCCCGCTCTCGTCCAGCCCGTTGAACTGCGGGCCGTAATCGCGGACGCCGAGTGGCGTGGCCTTGTGCTGCCACCGCACCGCGAGCCGATTCGTCGGGCTGGCGGGCCCGTCCGGGGAGACGTTGAGGTAACTGTTCGCGGGAATGGTGGGGAAGTTGACCTGCTCCGGCGGGACGAACGTGCCGTCCTTTACCTGCGGGATGTTGCTCGCCGGCGGCTGCCTGCCGTCCTTCACGTAGCTGGTGAACGCGGCCCAGAGCGCGCGCATGGTCTCCGCCTGCGGGTTCGGGTTTTGCTGCTGCTCGCAGTCGCCGAATGCCGGGCCGCTCACGGAGTTGAAGCCCGCCGAACCGTGCTGCGTGCTCGCCATGATGTACGTGTGGATGAAGCCAGGCTCGCCCAGATCGCGCTTCCCGGAGGGATCGGTGAAGCCCAGCGACTGCCGCCCCTCCCAGATCTCGAGCGCCGTCGCGACGTGGAAGATCTTCGGGCAGCTATTCGACTTCAGGCAGCGCATCAAGATGCCGTCGGTCTGACCCGTGATCGAATCGTGCGTCGGCATGTAGCTGAAAGGGAACTCGTACGCGGGATAGAGGTAGTCGACGGTGTAGCCCCACGCGCGGCCCGGCTGCGAGAATCGCGAGTTCATCGGCAGCCGCCCCCCGCCGATGTGCGGATAGGCGCCCTCGAAAACGATGCGCCCCTGCTCGTCCTCGTTGAAGCCGAGATGGATGAACGTGCGGATGCTGCGCCCGCTCTGCGAGCTGCCCTCGACGACGGCCAGCGGCGTCCTGCCGCCGACGAACAGCGGGTTCGCGGTTCCGTCGTCGTCGCGCGCCGAGTGCTTGAAAAACGAGATCACGTCGCGCTCGCCCGCCCAGCCTAGCCCGAGCACGGTCGGGTTCTTCGCCCGGTAGATCAGCTCGTAGAGCACGCCGGGCTGGAAGCCGGCGGGGTAGGTGATCTGGCAGCTCACCCAATTGCCCGGCGCAACCAGCGAGCACCCGCTGAACGACCACTGCGAGTTGCCGATGGGCACGCGCGGGTTGTCGCGGTGGCGCCGCTGCGTCAGCGTCGGCAGGAACCCGTCCGCGGCGGGAGTCTTGTTGTCCTGGCTCACCGGCTCGTAGCTCGCGTGCGTCAGTCCGGTGAAGTGGCTGCTGGAGAGGTTGAGCGTCGTCATCGGCGCGGTCGCGCCGGGGCCGAGCTTGATCTCGGAGCGGAGGATGCCGGTGATTCCGGAGCCGTCCGGGTTCTTCGCCACCGGGACCACCGCCGTGAGACGTCCGCCGCCGGGGAGCACGTCCGGCTGCCAGCCGCTCCACGCCGGCGCCCTGCGGCGTGTTGGCCGGCTCGTTGCCTCCCACCGTGTTCAGGTTGAAAGTGTTCAACCCACCTTTGTTCCCGCGGTTGTGCTGGTTGTAGAAGATCATCCCGTTGC
Proteins encoded in this region:
- a CDS encoding S9 family peptidase, yielding MTIRLLALAVALSACRTAQPMSWPKLNRDFLADAGATFNFRLGLPTPLAITRDGAVLFRRTPPREFAADLYELDTRTGAIKTLATVADLLGAGEEHLSDAEKARRERTRTATRGVVDIDVSDDGRTVMVPLGGKLYLIDRTTGARRVIDPQGAVYDPHLSPDGRTIAFVRDGDLWLVSDGPPRRLTVHPEGIEYGVAEFVAQEELGRRRGFWWSPDSKQICFQRTDARAVDTIYVSDPRHPERAPIPFKYPRPGTANAKVDLGVIGVGGGEPKWVHYDFARYTYLADVVWPKRGPLTALVLNREQTDLVLLAIDAATGSTKQLLTEHDDAWLNVNVGAPKWLEDGSGFLWMTEAKDAWTLELHDKNGALVRQLTTPDQGLRALAGIADNAAIVEASTEAPTQAVWRIPFDGSAPQALTPPDGVATAEAEHDVVVLHVQPHEGGQQTYALAGGTRHEIPSVAERPKLRPTTKIETVDLQGRKQFVAITRPQAFDPTRRYPVLLKVYGGPHAVTVVDSLDTYVMDQLYADAGFVVVRTDGRGTPNRGRAWERAILRDLISIPMSDQIAALKATAERHRELDLSRVGIAGWSFGGYFSVMAVLLHPEVFKAAIGGAPVTDWALYDTAYTERYMRTPQENPEGYKATSALTHAAKLQRPLLLIHGITDDNVHFAHTVALIESLYLAGKRAEVIALSATHMVPDPKLNIAREQVQIDFLREHLGPP